CGCGCGCGCCCTCGGTGATCAGGCAGCCCGCGCCATAGATACCGGTCGGGTGGAACTGCACGAACTCCATGTCTTGCAGCGGCAGGCCTGCACGGGCCACCATGCCGCCACCGTCGCCGGTGCAGGTATGGGCCGACGTGGCCGAGAAATAGGCGCGCCCATAGCCACCAGTCGCCAGCACGACCATCTTGGCGGCGAAGACGTGGATCGTACCGTCATCCAGTTTCCAGGCCACGACCCCCTGGCATTCGCCATCCTCGGTCATCAGCAGATCGATGGCGAAGTATTCGATGAAGAACTCTGCCTTCTGCTTCAGGCTTTGGCCATAAAGCGTGTGCAGGATCGCGTGGCCGGTCCGGTCCGCGGCGGCACAGGTGCGCTGCACGGGCGGGCCTTCGCCGAATTCGGTGGTGTGGCCACCGAAGGGGCGCTGATAGATCTTGCCCTCTTCGGTGCGCGAGAACGGAACGCCGTAATGTTCCAACTCATAGACCGCCTTCGGCGCCTCCCGGGCGAGGTATTCCATCGCGTCGGTATCGCCCAGCCAGTCGGAGCCCTTGACGGTGTCATACATGTGCCACTGCCAGCTGTCGGGGCCCATATTGCCCAAGCTCGCGGCAATGCCGCCCTGCGCTGCCACGGTGTGGGAGCGGGTCGGGAACACCTTCGTGATGCAGGCCGTTCGCAGGCCCTGCTCTGCCATGCCGAGGGTCGCGCGCAGACCGGCACCGCCAGCCCCTACAACAACCACGTCATAGTCGTGCGTCTCAAAATCGTAAGCGGCCATGAAACCTGCTCTCCGTCTGTCAGATCGCGATGCGGATGACCGCGTATACGCCTGCGGCAAGGGCCGCATAGCTGATGCATGTTGCCACGATGACCAGTACCTTGCGCGTCAGGCCCTGCGCATAGTCTTCGATCATCATCTGGGCGCCACGGCTGAAATGCTGCATGCCCACCACGATGGTCAGGATGGCGACAATGGCAGCGAACGGGCTGGAAAACGTCGCCACGACATCCGCGTGGGATGAGCCGAGGGCCGAGCCGAAGATGAACACGAAGGCCGGCACCAGAAAAACCAGCGCCACGGCGCTGACGATCATGTACCAGTGATGCGCGGTTCCCGTCTTGGCGGCGCCAAGCCCGAGGGCCCGTTTGCGGTCGGTCAGATAGCGCATGTCCATCCCTTTCAGACGATAAGTGCCGTCAGCACGGTCAGAATGCCGGACCCGACGATCACGACGAGCCCCAGACGTTCGGCCGTTTTCAACTCAAGACCATATCCGGCATCCCAGATGACGTGCCGGATGCCCGCCAGCATGTGATACCAAAGCGCCCAGAGCGAGGCGAACAGGATCACGTCCCCGACCCACGAAGTCAGCACCCAATCGGCCCGTGCAAAGGCCTCGGGCCCCGTGGCCGCCGCGATGAACCACCATACGATCAGCACCGTCGCGACGATCAACGCATTGCCCGTGATCCGGGTGAAGATGGACGTCGCCGAGGTGAGTTGCGGGCGGTAGACTTGCAGATGGGGGGAAAGCGGGCGGTTGCCCCGGTCGATATCGGCCATGATGTCCCTCATGTCTTCGGGCGCGAAATTTGCGGATGTGATAACAAGTTTTCGGGCCGTGTCACGGCTTCGGGCCCGATTCAGAGGCGATTTTCGTGCTGCACGCGCAAAAAAATGCGATTTGTGATCACGCGCCGGCGGCACGTGATCACAGCTTTGGCCGACTCAGACGGGCATCAGCGCCCAATAATCGAGGTCGAGCAGCACATGCGGCAGGTACTTGCCGTCGTCGCCCTTCAGCACTCCGACTTCTCCGCCGGCCTTTATCGCGACAAGGCGCAGACGGATCGCGCCAACGCCGGGGGCGCCTGTTTCGACCTTGTCCAGAACCTCTGACCAGGCCTTGACCGTGTCGCCGGAAAAACACGGGTTGGCATGGGCGCCGGCGTTCAGCCCCACGATCATCTGCGCGTTCGCCAGACCGTTGAAGCTGAGCGCACGGGCCATGCTGATGACGTGGCCACCATAGATCAGGCGTTTCCCGTCTTCACGGAAGGTCGCGTCGAAATGGACCTTGGCGGTGTTCTGCCAAAGCCGGGTGGCCTGCATATGCTCGGCCTCTTCGATGGTCACGCCATCGACATGATCGATCACCTCGCCGGTGTCGTAGTCGCCAAGGCGATGCGGCTCTCCCGCCAGCGTGAAATCGTAGCCGGTGAAGTTCAGCACGTCGGGCACCACCAGATCCCCGGCAGCGACCGATGCCGACAGTTCTGGGATCACCGTTTCGGGCGCGGGGGCATCAAGGTTGCGCTTGCGCACCATCACCCAGCGCACATAGTCGAGGACAACCTCGTCCCGCTGGTTCAGCCCCCGGGTCCGAACCCAGACCACCCCCGATTTTCCGTTGGAGTTCTGCTTCAGCCCGATGACCTCGGATTCTGACCGCAGTGTGTCACCGGGCCAGACCGGGCGATGCCAGCGCCCCTCTGCATAGCCGAGATTGGCAACCGCGTTCAGGGAGATATCGGGCACCGTCTTGCCGAATACCGTGTGGAACGCGATCAGGTCGTCGAGCGGCGCATTCGGCAGCCCGCATTGTTGGGCAAACGCGTCAGACGAGTAAAGCGCATGCCGCGCCGGATAAAGCGCGTGGTAGAGCGCCCGTTCTCCGCCCGACACCGTGCGCGGGACGGCATGTCGTATCACCTGCCCCACGGAATAGTCTTCGAAGAACCGGCCGGGATTGGTCTTGGCCATGCTCACAGATCTCCAAGTTTGAGGTCGGGGGAATACGCCCCCTCTACATCTTTGATCACGGCCTGGGCGCAGCGCATGGTCCCGGTCGCCGGATCATGGGCATAGGCGGGGGAGCCGTGAAGCTCCCACCCCTTTGCCAGGGCCTCGGTCACCTTGTGGCAAAAGGCGGCCGTGTCCTCTTCGGTCAACAGTCGATAGGCGCGCATCAGGTGCCCGTCACCGGCAGCGGCCAGACGCCTGCCCAGATATGCAGGCCGATGATCACCAGATAGACGACGATGGAAATCCCCAGAAGGCGCAGGTCGCCTTTGAGAGAGCCACCGCTATAGCGGGTGACCCCCGTCTCCTGCCGATTGATCAGCACGATTTCGGCAATGGCCCAGATCAGCAGGCCGCCGAACAGCAGGATAGAAGCCAGATCGCCATTCACCAGCAAATGCGCCACTGCCCACGAAATGAAACCGTAAAGCTGCGGATGGCGAAACCACTGCCGCGCATGGCTTTTGGAATTCCCGACCCCGAAAAACGTCACCGCCAGCAGCATCAGGGTGTTGTTGATATGCACCATCCAGTCCGGGCTTTGGTACAATATCGGCGCGGTGTTGCCGCGATAGCCCATCACCATCAGCACCACGGACGCGACCAGCGGCACGGCGAAGACGATCTTCGACCAGTTGCCAAGCGTGTCGTCCAGCATCTTCCGAAGATCGGGAAAGACCCGTTTGAACAGATGCGCAAAGCTCCACAGGAGCACGCCAAGAAGAAGATAGAACATCATTCACCCTCCAGTTCTGCAATCGCCGCCGCTTTGGCCAGCGTTTCCCTCGCGGTCACGATATGCAGATTCTCGACGATGCGGCCATCCACCACGGCGACGCCCTGCCCGGCCTTTTCGGCCTCTTCGAAGGCGGCGATCTGGCGGCGGGCAAGGTCGATCTCGGCCTCGGTCGGGGCAAAGGCCGCGTTGGCGATCGCCACCTGTGCCGGATGGATCAGCGTCTTGCCGTCAAAGCCAAGATCGCGGCCCTGCTCGCATTCGGCCTTCAGACCGTCCTCGTCCTTGAAGGCGTTGTAGACACCGTCGACTGCCACGATCCCTTCGGCCCGGGCGGCCAACAGGCACTGGCTCAGGCTGGTCATCAGCGGCAGGCGATCGGGCCGGAACCGGCAGCCCAATTCTTTCGCCAGGTCATTCGTGCCCATGACGAAGCCTTCCAGCCGCGGATGCGCGGCCAGCGCATAGGCATTCAGGATCCCGCGCGGCGTTTCCATCATCGCCCAAAGCGGCACACCGGGCGCAGCTTCGCCCAACGCATCCAGTTGCGCGGTGGTCTCGACCTTGGGCAGAAGGATCGCATCGGCACCGACACTCCGGAGCGCGGCGACGTCATCCCGGCCCCATTCGGTATCGAACCCGTTCACGCGCACGATCTTGAACCGGGCCCCATAGCCCCCGGCCTTCAGCGTCTCGGCCAGCAAATCACGCGCCGCGGGCTTTTCCTCCACCGCGACGGCGTCTTCCAGATCGAAGATGATCGCATCGACAGGCAGGGTCTTCGCCTTCTCCAACGCCCGCTCCTTGGAGCCGGGAATGTAGAGAACGGAACGGAACGGGCGGGCACGCGGATCCATTGATTCTTCCTTCGGGTCATTTTGTTGCGCAAACGATCACAGCGGGGACATATTGCGCAACCCCTTTTATGCCGCAACGCAGAAAGCAACGCACGCCCGCGAAAGACGGCGTTGGGAGATCTCCCGCAGGATTGAACGCGATCCAAACCCGAGGGACCCATCCGATGAACCGCATCCTAGCCCCGTTTGCGCCGTTCCTGCTTTTGCCGACCCTGACATTTGCCCAAACGACCAATCAGTGCGGTCCCCGCGACGATGTGGTCGAACAACTCGCCGACCGCTATGGCGAGGCGCGTCAGGCGCTGGGACTGGCCTCCAACAAGACGCTGGTCGAGGTATACGCCAACACCCGAACCGGGACGTGGACGATCACCGGCACCCTGCCCTCCGGCCTGACCTGCCTGATCGCCTCGGGCGACGCGTTCGAGGCGTTGGAGGAAACGCTCGGCTCCGGTAACCGGCTTTAGGTCAGCCCGTCCCACAACAGCTTGGCGCCCGAAAGGGCCAGCGCGGCATAGGCAAGAGAGAAGAACAGCCGTTCCGGCACGACGTGATGCGCCCGCACCCCCAGCCACGCACCAAACAGGGCTGCGGGCGCCAAGACTGCGCTGCCCAACATCGTGTCCGCAGTGAAGATGCCGAGAAAGGCGTAGGGCACGAATTTGAAGATATTGATGGCCCAGAACACCAGAACCGTGGTGGCCTGATAGGTGGTCTTTCCCAACCCTCCCGCCAGAAGATAGACGGCGACGGGTGGCCCGCCCGCATGGCTGACGAAACTGGTGAAGCCCGCAACCGCCCCCGCCAGAAGTCCGACCCGCGATCCGAAGGGGCGCGCCCGTGCCGGGATCGCCTGCCAGTGCACGGCAAGCCGGAACCCCACGAAGCCAAGTGCCACAACCCCGATCAGGATGCGAAACACATCTGCATCGGCAATCCGGTAAAGCGCCGCGCCAAGCGCCACACCGGGCAACGCCCCGACGATCAGATCGCGCGCGGCGGGCCAGTCCCAGCGGCGCCAGTAGGGGCGCAAGGTCACCGCATCCACCAGCATCAAGAGCGGCAGGGTCAGGCCAAGCGCCACGGCCGGGTCCAGCACAAGCGCCAGAATCGTCATCGCCGCGAAGGCCGGGCCCGACCCGAACCCCGCCTTGGACACCCCCGCGAAAATCATCGCGGGAACGGCCACTGCAAAGAATAACGGATCGAAGGAAATCGCCGTCATGTCCGCCCTGTAACAGCCTGTTCCGACAACAGGGTTACCGATTGCGGGCCGGTATGGAAAGCAAACCGATCGGCACGCTGCACTGCGGCGGCCTTGCGCGCCGCGCTGCAAAGGACTACCCATCCTTTCGGAAACAAACAGACCAAGGGACAGTTCAACATGGCCAGACCCAAGATCGCCCTCATCGGTGCGGGACAGATCGGCGGTACGCTCGCCCATCTCGCCGCGATCAAGGAACTGGGCGACGTCGTTCTTTTCGACATCGCCGATGGTGTGCCGCATGGCAAGGCACTGGATATCGCCGAATCCGGTCCCTCCGAAGGGTTTGACGCGAACCTGAAGGGCACGACCGACTATGCCGATATCGCCGATGCAGATGTCTGCATCGTCACCGCAGGCGTCCCGCGCAAGCCGGGGATGAGCCGGGACGATCTTCTGGGCATCAACCTCAAGGTCATGAAATCCGTGGGCGAAGGCATCCGGGACAATGCGCCGAACGCCTTCGTGATCTGCATCACCAACCCGCTCGATGCGATGGTCTGGGCGCTGCAGCAGTATTCGGGCCTGCCGCCCGAAAAGGTCGTGGGCATGGCCGGCGTGCTGGACAGCGCGCGCTTCCGCCACTTCCTGAGCCTTGAGTTCAACGTCTCGATGAAAGACGTCACCGCCTTCGTGCTGGGTGGCCACGGTGACACGATGGTGCCGCTGGCGCGCTACTCGACGGTTGCCGGCATCCCGCTGCCCGACCTGGTGACGATGGGTTGGACCACGCAGGAAAAACTGGACGCCATCGTTCAGCGCACCCGCGATGGCGGGGCCGAGATCGTCGGCCTGCTGAAGACCGGGTCCGCCTATTACGCCCCGGCCACCTCTGCCATCGAAATGGCCGAGGCCTATCTGAAAGACCAGCGCCGCCTGCTGCCTTGCGCGGCATGGGTCGATGGCGCCTTCGGGCTGAAGGGGCTTTACGTTGGCGTGCCCACCATCATCGGCGCCGGCGGGATCGAAAAGGTCGTGGACATCAAGCTCGACAAGGCCGAGCAGGAGATGTTCGACAAATCGGTCGGTGCGGTTAAGGGCCTTGTCGAAGCCTGCAAGGGCATCGACGAAAGCCTCGGCTGATCGCCGGTTCTTATGCGTCACTGGGCCGGTCCGGCAGGGCCGGCCCTTTGCGTTGAGCCTGACGGGGAATCAACCCACAGACCGGGCGAAGACCCGTTCCCGACGCGCTCCCACCCCATTGGATTGCACCGGCATGCCGCCGGGGCCCTTTGTGATCACAGCATTTAAACCCGTGATCACAAACGCCAGAAAGTGCCCCGGTTTCGGGAATTTTCTGTAGAATGGCGTTTCGTCGCAGGTCCTTTCCGTGCTTAGAGGTCGGTTAACGATCTCAACACGGGACAGTTTGATGAACATCCACGAGTATCAGGCCAAGGCCCTCTTGCGCAGCTATGGCGCGCCGGTGTCCGACGGCCATGTCGTCACCCGCGCCGAAGAAGCCAAGACCA
The genomic region above belongs to Rhodovulum sp. P5 and contains:
- a CDS encoding succinate dehydrogenase, hydrophobic membrane anchor protein; this translates as MRYLTDRKRALGLGAAKTGTAHHWYMIVSAVALVFLVPAFVFIFGSALGSSHADVVATFSSPFAAIVAILTIVVGMQHFSRGAQMMIEDYAQGLTRKVLVIVATCISYAALAAGVYAVIRIAI
- the sdhC gene encoding succinate dehydrogenase, cytochrome b556 subunit; the encoded protein is MADIDRGNRPLSPHLQVYRPQLTSATSIFTRITGNALIVATVLIVWWFIAAATGPEAFARADWVLTSWVGDVILFASLWALWYHMLAGIRHVIWDAGYGLELKTAERLGLVVIVGSGILTVLTALIV
- a CDS encoding MaoC family dehydratase — encoded protein: MAKTNPGRFFEDYSVGQVIRHAVPRTVSGGERALYHALYPARHALYSSDAFAQQCGLPNAPLDDLIAFHTVFGKTVPDISLNAVANLGYAEGRWHRPVWPGDTLRSESEVIGLKQNSNGKSGVVWVRTRGLNQRDEVVLDYVRWVMVRKRNLDAPAPETVIPELSASVAAGDLVVPDVLNFTGYDFTLAGEPHRLGDYDTGEVIDHVDGVTIEEAEHMQATRLWQNTAKVHFDATFREDGKRLIYGGHVISMARALSFNGLANAQMIVGLNAGAHANPCFSGDTVKAWSEVLDKVETGAPGVGAIRLRLVAIKAGGEVGVLKGDDGKYLPHVLLDLDYWALMPV
- a CDS encoding DUF1737 domain-containing protein gives rise to the protein MRAYRLLTEEDTAAFCHKVTEALAKGWELHGSPAYAHDPATGTMRCAQAVIKDVEGAYSPDLKLGDL
- a CDS encoding NnrU family protein, with product MFYLLLGVLLWSFAHLFKRVFPDLRKMLDDTLGNWSKIVFAVPLVASVVLMVMGYRGNTAPILYQSPDWMVHINNTLMLLAVTFFGVGNSKSHARQWFRHPQLYGFISWAVAHLLVNGDLASILLFGGLLIWAIAEIVLINRQETGVTRYSGGSLKGDLRLLGISIVVYLVIIGLHIWAGVWPLPVTGT
- a CDS encoding CoA ester lyase, with protein sequence MDPRARPFRSVLYIPGSKERALEKAKTLPVDAIIFDLEDAVAVEEKPAARDLLAETLKAGGYGARFKIVRVNGFDTEWGRDDVAALRSVGADAILLPKVETTAQLDALGEAAPGVPLWAMMETPRGILNAYALAAHPRLEGFVMGTNDLAKELGCRFRPDRLPLMTSLSQCLLAARAEGIVAVDGVYNAFKDEDGLKAECEQGRDLGFDGKTLIHPAQVAIANAAFAPTEAEIDLARRQIAAFEEAEKAGQGVAVVDGRIVENLHIVTARETLAKAAAIAELEGE
- a CDS encoding sulfite exporter TauE/SafE family protein, translating into MTAISFDPLFFAVAVPAMIFAGVSKAGFGSGPAFAAMTILALVLDPAVALGLTLPLLMLVDAVTLRPYWRRWDWPAARDLIVGALPGVALGAALYRIADADVFRILIGVVALGFVGFRLAVHWQAIPARARPFGSRVGLLAGAVAGFTSFVSHAGGPPVAVYLLAGGLGKTTYQATTVLVFWAINIFKFVPYAFLGIFTADTMLGSAVLAPAALFGAWLGVRAHHVVPERLFFSLAYAALALSGAKLLWDGLT
- the mdh gene encoding malate dehydrogenase; its protein translation is MARPKIALIGAGQIGGTLAHLAAIKELGDVVLFDIADGVPHGKALDIAESGPSEGFDANLKGTTDYADIADADVCIVTAGVPRKPGMSRDDLLGINLKVMKSVGEGIRDNAPNAFVICITNPLDAMVWALQQYSGLPPEKVVGMAGVLDSARFRHFLSLEFNVSMKDVTAFVLGGHGDTMVPLARYSTVAGIPLPDLVTMGWTTQEKLDAIVQRTRDGGAEIVGLLKTGSAYYAPATSAIEMAEAYLKDQRRLLPCAAWVDGAFGLKGLYVGVPTIIGAGGIEKVVDIKLDKAEQEMFDKSVGAVKGLVEACKGIDESLG